From the genome of Brevibacterium sp. JSBI002, one region includes:
- the pcaC gene encoding 4-carboxymuconolactone decarboxylase yields MPTASGPREASRDEVREAGMTVRRQVLSDAHVDRANAKVDDFTSDFQDLITRYAWGEIWTRPGLERRMRSAITLTAMIAGGHEAELAMHVKAALRKGLTRDEIKEVLLQSAIYCSVPSANTAFSVASRALAEYEAEENAE; encoded by the coding sequence CTGCCCACAGCCTCCGGTCCGCGAGAGGCCAGCCGCGACGAGGTCCGTGAAGCCGGAATGACTGTGCGGCGGCAGGTGCTTTCCGATGCCCATGTCGACCGCGCGAATGCGAAGGTCGACGACTTCACGAGCGACTTCCAGGACCTCATCACCCGCTATGCGTGGGGCGAGATCTGGACCCGGCCCGGGCTCGAACGTCGCATGCGCTCGGCGATCACGCTCACGGCGATGATCGCCGGAGGCCACGAAGCGGAACTCGCCATGCACGTCAAGGCCGCGCTGCGCAAAGGACTCACCCGCGACGAGATCAAGGAGGTTCTCCTCCAGTCGGCGATCTACTGCTCCGTGCCGAGCGCGAACACCGCCTTCTCCGTCGCCTCTCGAGCCCTGGCCGAATACGAGGCGGAGGAGAACGCCGAGTGA
- a CDS encoding DUF1304 domain-containing protein, which translates to MTVAGLVLAGLAAALHVFIFYLESIAWTSPRARATFGTTEAEAETTKSMAFNQGFYNLFLALAVFIGLIVFGAGSATVGLTLVFVGAGSMLAAALVLALSSRELLASALKQGTLPLFGVLGLLVGVLV; encoded by the coding sequence ATGACGGTCGCCGGACTTGTCCTCGCCGGCCTCGCCGCCGCCCTGCACGTCTTCATCTTCTACTTGGAGTCCATCGCCTGGACGAGTCCACGTGCCCGCGCCACGTTCGGCACGACCGAAGCCGAGGCCGAGACGACGAAGTCCATGGCCTTCAACCAGGGCTTCTACAACCTCTTTTTGGCCCTCGCTGTGTTCATTGGCCTCATCGTCTTCGGCGCAGGCTCTGCCACGGTCGGTCTCACTCTCGTCTTCGTCGGGGCAGGTTCGATGCTCGCCGCAGCGCTGGTGCTCGCACTCTCAAGCCGTGAGCTGCTCGCCTCCGCGCTCAAACAGGGCACGCTGCCGTTGTTCGGTGTGCTCGGCCTGCTCGTCGGTGTGCTGGTCTGA
- a CDS encoding alpha/beta fold hydrolase produces the protein MDLTASVLAAPASPVADARVLVVLPSLGTSVAALWQQAATELTALSPETTVIGIDLPGHGRSAPIDVPAGTSMAPRMTMSDLAEAVLGTLDRVLPDVAAPGAPVDLAGDSIGGATALQLALDHGDRFGRIAVFCTGAKIGEASAWEERAQTVATSGTPTQVIGSAQRWFGEGFMDREPEASAALLHSLQDADRFSYAALCYALADFDVRARLPEIARPLLAVAGSQDQPTPATKLAEIANGVPGALLEVIDGAAHLVPAEAPTVTAGLLADFLQGKGLGAGAGGTGGAGATARAIRRPTCPQPPVRERPAATRSVKPE, from the coding sequence ATGGACCTCACCGCATCCGTTCTTGCCGCACCCGCTTCCCCTGTCGCCGATGCCCGAGTGCTCGTCGTCCTGCCTTCGCTGGGCACCTCCGTGGCAGCCCTATGGCAGCAGGCCGCCACCGAACTGACCGCGCTCAGCCCGGAGACGACGGTCATCGGCATCGACCTGCCGGGTCACGGTCGTTCGGCACCGATCGATGTCCCCGCGGGGACGTCCATGGCCCCGAGGATGACGATGTCCGACCTCGCCGAGGCGGTCCTGGGCACCCTGGACCGGGTCCTTCCCGATGTGGCCGCCCCCGGCGCTCCCGTCGATCTCGCCGGAGATTCGATCGGCGGAGCAACGGCCCTGCAGCTGGCACTCGACCACGGCGACCGCTTCGGCCGTATCGCTGTCTTCTGCACGGGCGCGAAGATCGGTGAGGCCTCGGCCTGGGAGGAACGCGCCCAGACGGTGGCGACCTCGGGCACCCCGACTCAGGTCATCGGTTCGGCCCAGCGCTGGTTCGGTGAAGGGTTCATGGACCGGGAGCCGGAGGCCTCGGCCGCACTCCTGCACTCGCTGCAGGACGCCGACCGTTTCTCCTATGCCGCTCTCTGCTATGCCCTGGCCGACTTCGATGTCCGCGCACGACTCCCCGAGATCGCACGTCCGCTGCTCGCTGTCGCGGGCTCTCAGGACCAGCCGACTCCGGCGACGAAGCTCGCCGAGATCGCAAACGGGGTTCCCGGGGCGCTGCTCGAGGTCATCGACGGTGCCGCCCATCTCGTCCCGGCCGAGGCTCCGACTGTCACGGCTGGACTTCTCGCTGACTTCCTGCAGGGCAAGGGCCTCGGCGCAGGGGCCGGCGGCACCGGGGGTGCGGGCGCGACTGCGCGGGCGATTCGCCGGCCGACCTGCCCACAGCCTCCGGTCCGCGAGAGGCCAGCCGCGACGAGGTCCGTGAAGCCGGAATGA
- a CDS encoding DUF2277 domain-containing protein — MCRNIRTLHNFEPAATSDEVHAAALQYVRKIAGTTKPSQANAEAFDVAVEEIAHTTQHLLDALVTNVPPKNREEEAEKRRARFAARA; from the coding sequence ATGTGCAGAAACATCAGGACCCTCCATAATTTCGAACCTGCCGCCACCTCCGACGAAGTCCACGCCGCCGCACTGCAGTATGTGCGCAAGATCGCCGGCACGACGAAGCCCTCGCAGGCCAATGCTGAGGCCTTCGACGTTGCTGTCGAGGAGATCGCCCACACCACCCAGCACCTCCTCGATGCGCTGGTGACGAACGTGCCGCCGAAGAATCGAGAGGAGGAAGCGGAGAAGCGGCGAGCCAGATTCGCGGCTCGCGCATGA
- a CDS encoding O-acetyl-ADP-ribose deacetylase yields MKITVLEGDITEVAVDAIVNAANSSLLGGGGVDGAIHRAAGPALLEACREVRQTTHVRGLPPGQAVATSAGELPARWVIHTVGPNRTAGEADPEILESCFESSLNLAEELDATSIAFPAIGGGVYGWSPRDVAEAAHSVIVDGRSRGRWESIDEVQFVLFSDQMTSVFCQVFDHDQW; encoded by the coding sequence ATGAAGATCACGGTTCTCGAAGGCGATATCACCGAGGTGGCCGTCGACGCGATCGTCAACGCCGCGAATTCCTCCCTGCTCGGTGGCGGCGGGGTCGACGGAGCCATCCACCGCGCGGCAGGTCCCGCGCTGCTCGAAGCCTGTCGCGAGGTCAGGCAGACCACCCATGTGCGCGGTCTGCCGCCGGGCCAGGCCGTGGCCACCTCTGCGGGGGAGCTGCCTGCCCGCTGGGTCATCCACACGGTCGGCCCGAATCGGACCGCGGGCGAGGCCGATCCTGAGATCCTCGAGTCCTGCTTCGAGTCGAGCCTCAACCTCGCCGAGGAGCTCGACGCGACCTCGATCGCGTTCCCTGCCATCGGCGGCGGAGTCTACGGCTGGTCGCCCAGAGATGTCGCCGAGGCGGCTCATTCCGTCATCGTCGACGGACGGTCCCGCGGACGCTGGGAATCGATCGACGAGGTGCAGTTCGTTCTCTTCAGCGATCAGATGACCAGCGTGTTCTGCCAGGTCTTCGACCACGATCAGTGGTGA
- a CDS encoding dihydrofolate reductase family protein, whose protein sequence is MGKVAWGFTCSIDGFIAGPGHDMSWLSASEPNAEGTTEGMASKVAVIISGRRGYDAAKAQAAERDELTSSAYGGAWSGTEIILTHRPEDLAGDTSVTALNCTITEAVERAQQIAGDRDIQIISADIARQALEVDLIDELQVYVAPVFLGDGTRIFDVPGGRRVDWELEMIDTANARSFGRTYRPKRSSPPVD, encoded by the coding sequence ATGGGAAAAGTGGCATGGGGTTTCACCTGTTCGATCGACGGATTCATCGCTGGGCCAGGCCATGACATGTCGTGGCTCTCGGCCTCCGAGCCGAACGCCGAAGGCACCACCGAGGGCATGGCGTCGAAAGTCGCCGTCATCATCTCCGGCCGCAGAGGCTACGACGCGGCCAAGGCGCAGGCCGCCGAACGCGATGAGCTGACCTCCTCTGCGTATGGCGGTGCGTGGTCGGGGACGGAGATCATCCTCACTCATCGTCCCGAGGATTTGGCGGGAGACACCTCGGTGACGGCATTGAACTGCACCATCACCGAGGCGGTCGAGCGTGCCCAGCAGATCGCTGGGGACCGTGATATCCAAATTATCAGCGCCGATATCGCCCGGCAGGCACTCGAGGTCGACCTCATCGACGAACTCCAGGTCTACGTCGCTCCGGTCTTCCTCGGCGACGGCACCCGGATCTTCGATGTTCCCGGCGGACGGCGGGTCGACTGGGAGCTCGAGATGATCGATACGGCGAACGCCCGCAGCTTCGGTCGCACGTACCGACCCAAGAGGTCTAGTCCTCCCGTCGACTGA
- the pcaH gene encoding protocatechuate 3,4-dioxygenase subunit beta — protein sequence MSPQQSSDTDDQPVKGPDDAAESQATLSAEIDGIEAQYEQDVAGGRKPETQPRLDYRPYRSSILRHPTKDPRHTDPETIELFSPAFGHRDIGTLESDLTIQADGEPIGERIRVTGRVLDGEGRPVRNQLVEIWQANSAGRYIHKRDQHPAPIDPNFTGVGRTLTGDDGSYSFTTIKPGPYPWKNHHNAWRPAHIHFSLFGSEFTQRMITQMYFPGDPLFALDPIYQSITDQRARDRLVATYDHNITEHEFLMGYNWDIVLTGANRTWMEEEDDD from the coding sequence ATGAGTCCACAGCAGAGCTCGGACACCGACGATCAGCCAGTGAAAGGCCCCGACGACGCAGCCGAGTCCCAGGCGACGCTGTCTGCCGAGATCGACGGCATCGAAGCGCAGTACGAGCAGGACGTCGCGGGCGGCAGGAAGCCCGAGACTCAGCCGCGCCTGGACTACCGGCCCTACCGGTCGTCGATCTTGCGTCATCCGACGAAAGACCCCCGCCACACCGACCCCGAGACGATCGAGCTCTTCTCCCCCGCCTTCGGACACCGGGACATCGGCACCCTCGAATCGGATCTGACCATCCAGGCCGATGGCGAACCCATCGGCGAGCGCATCCGCGTCACCGGTCGTGTCCTCGACGGCGAAGGACGCCCCGTGCGCAACCAGCTCGTCGAGATCTGGCAGGCGAACTCGGCCGGACGCTATATCCACAAGCGCGACCAGCACCCGGCCCCGATCGACCCGAACTTCACCGGCGTCGGCCGCACCCTGACCGGCGACGACGGCTCCTACTCGTTCACGACGATCAAACCGGGCCCCTACCCGTGGAAGAACCACCACAACGCCTGGCGACCGGCCCACATCCACTTCTCGCTCTTCGGGTCCGAGTTCACACAGCGGATGATCACCCAGATGTACTTCCCCGGGGATCCGCTCTTCGCCCTCGACCCGATCTACCAGTCGATCACCGATCAAAGGGCCCGCGACCGCCTCGTGGCGACCTATGACCACAACATCACCGAGCACGAATTCCTCATGGGCTACAACTGGGACATCGTGCTCACCGGCGCCAACCGGACCTGGATGGAAGAAGAGGACGATGACTGA
- a CDS encoding lyase family protein produces MTDTAHTRFLFAPGDLRGSEAIDDAAFITAIGQVETAWIVAQGRVGLVSSEIRAEVAAAIDATIRTLTDDHTELESLGEAAEAGGNPLIPFLALVRSRLSPDAARCLHRGLTSQDVIDTAIGLLVSRVVRQMQARLEVIGASLVELSDAHATTLCLARTLTQPALPTTFGLKAAAWAAEVNEVQGQAPYVDYVQVGGAAGTRAAIRWFAGETTDSLLREFHMQMVGPDAALTQIPVPWHTDRVRILSWGSHLAQCVTVGASIARDVLIGVRPEIGELSLTSTGGSSTMPHKSNPTSAVLLHRNGMRVPGSLSTLTTAAAEAIEERSDGAWHAEWPALSELMTLAISSLIMLDEMIAGLRVNAEAMRANLEAASPGIYGEKLGIVFGDRIDKDTRAAIIAPGSDPVAALRAEIGDEDGIEEFFTPESYLGEAEDIRRTILATIDSTGPQEIDLPSFD; encoded by the coding sequence ATGACCGACACCGCCCACACCCGGTTCCTCTTCGCCCCTGGCGATCTGCGCGGATCCGAAGCCATCGACGACGCCGCGTTCATCACCGCGATCGGCCAAGTCGAGACCGCTTGGATCGTCGCGCAGGGACGGGTGGGGTTGGTGTCGTCGGAGATCCGCGCCGAGGTGGCCGCCGCCATCGATGCCACGATCCGCACGCTCACGGACGATCACACCGAGCTCGAGTCCTTGGGTGAGGCCGCCGAGGCCGGCGGCAACCCGCTTATCCCGTTCCTCGCGCTCGTCCGCTCCCGACTCTCCCCCGACGCCGCGCGATGCCTGCACCGGGGGCTGACCAGCCAAGACGTCATCGATACAGCGATCGGTCTGCTCGTCTCCCGCGTCGTACGGCAGATGCAGGCCAGGCTCGAAGTCATCGGCGCCTCCCTCGTCGAACTCTCCGACGCTCATGCGACGACCCTGTGCCTGGCCCGCACGCTGACTCAGCCGGCGTTGCCGACGACCTTCGGCCTCAAAGCCGCGGCGTGGGCCGCGGAGGTCAATGAAGTCCAAGGCCAGGCACCATACGTCGACTATGTGCAGGTCGGCGGGGCCGCTGGCACCCGTGCCGCGATCCGCTGGTTCGCGGGAGAGACCACCGACTCCCTGCTGCGCGAATTCCACATGCAGATGGTCGGTCCCGATGCCGCACTCACACAGATCCCGGTGCCCTGGCACACCGACCGCGTCCGCATCCTCTCCTGGGGCTCCCACCTGGCCCAATGCGTCACAGTCGGGGCTTCCATCGCGCGCGACGTCCTCATCGGCGTGCGCCCCGAGATCGGTGAGCTGTCCCTGACGTCGACCGGCGGATCCTCGACGATGCCGCACAAGTCGAATCCCACCTCGGCGGTGCTGCTCCACCGCAACGGGATGCGCGTGCCTGGATCGCTGTCGACGCTGACCACGGCCGCCGCCGAAGCCATCGAAGAACGCTCCGACGGCGCTTGGCATGCCGAATGGCCGGCCCTGTCCGAGCTCATGACCCTGGCGATCTCCTCGCTGATCATGCTCGACGAGATGATTGCGGGCCTGCGGGTCAACGCCGAGGCCATGCGCGCGAACCTCGAGGCCGCCTCCCCTGGGATCTATGGGGAGAAGCTCGGCATCGTCTTCGGCGATCGGATCGACAAAGACACCCGCGCAGCCATCATCGCCCCCGGATCCGACCCCGTCGCAGCGCTTCGCGCGGAGATCGGCGACGAGGATGGAATCGAGGAATTCTTCACCCCCGAGTCCTACCTCGGTGAGGCCGAGGACATCCGCCGCACCATCCTCGCGACCATCGACAGTACCGGACCGCAGGAGATCGACCTGCCGTCCTTCGACTGA
- the pcaG gene encoding protocatechuate 3,4-dioxygenase subunit alpha, whose protein sequence is MTDTPTTPDLTPTPGQTVGPFYGYALPFEHDNELVPPGSARAVQLTGTVYDGAGDPVPDAILEIWQPDEHGVVPRETGSLRRNGFTFTGFGRAAVDPEGEFSFSTVNPGPTEAGKAPFISVVIFARGLLNRLFTRIYLPEDTAVLAADRLLSSLDENERTRLIATRGADGSLHFDIRLQGEEETPFLRFPSHED, encoded by the coding sequence ATGACTGACACCCCCACGACCCCTGATCTCACGCCGACCCCGGGCCAGACCGTCGGCCCGTTCTACGGCTATGCGCTGCCCTTCGAGCACGACAATGAGCTCGTCCCGCCCGGCTCGGCTCGCGCCGTGCAGCTGACGGGAACCGTCTATGACGGAGCCGGCGACCCGGTCCCCGATGCCATCCTCGAGATCTGGCAGCCCGATGAGCACGGCGTCGTCCCCCGCGAGACAGGCTCGCTTCGCCGCAACGGCTTCACCTTCACCGGCTTCGGCCGCGCCGCCGTCGACCCGGAAGGCGAGTTCAGCTTCTCCACGGTCAACCCCGGCCCCACCGAGGCGGGCAAGGCACCCTTCATCAGCGTCGTCATCTTCGCCCGCGGGCTGCTCAATCGCCTCTTCACCCGCATCTATCTGCCCGAGGACACCGCGGTCCTGGCCGCCGACCGGCTCCTGTCCTCACTCGACGAAAACGAGCGCACCCGCCTCATCGCCACTCGAGGGGCTGACGGATCGCTGCACTTCGACATACGGTTGCAGGGTGAGGAGGAAACCCCCTTCCTCCGATTCCCCAGCCACGAGGACTGA
- a CDS encoding GTP pyrophosphokinase family protein yields the protein MEIGREMAPAETALTPQQIESIRQLRLDFSQLIMHHRFVIDEVLTKISILREESVHTRSYNPIEHISSRVKSPRSLLEKVHRRGLPLDTAIIRREITDIAGIRITCSFIADTYHVLELLTAQNDVRLVEVKDYIAEPKPNGYRSLHAILEVPVFLRSGPTPVICEVQIRTIAMDFWASLEHKIHYKFDGDVPDRLVGELTEAADAASELDRKMERLHAEVRSGSPDVDSGEEFDEEALRILWDLSRRED from the coding sequence ATGGAGATCGGGAGAGAGATGGCGCCAGCAGAGACCGCACTGACACCGCAGCAGATCGAGAGCATCCGTCAGCTGCGCCTGGATTTCTCGCAGCTGATCATGCACCACCGCTTCGTCATCGACGAGGTGCTCACGAAGATCTCGATCCTGCGCGAGGAGTCCGTCCACACGCGCAGCTACAACCCGATCGAGCACATCTCCTCTCGCGTGAAGTCGCCGCGGAGCCTGCTGGAGAAGGTCCACCGTCGGGGCCTGCCGCTCGACACCGCGATCATCAGGCGGGAGATCACGGACATCGCGGGCATCCGCATCACCTGCAGCTTCATCGCCGACACCTATCACGTCCTCGAGCTGCTCACCGCGCAGAACGACGTCCGCCTCGTCGAGGTCAAGGACTACATCGCGGAGCCGAAGCCCAACGGCTACCGCAGCCTGCACGCGATCCTCGAGGTTCCGGTGTTCCTCCGCAGCGGGCCGACCCCGGTCATCTGCGAGGTGCAGATCCGCACGATCGCGATGGACTTCTGGGCGAGCCTCGAGCACAAGATCCACTACAAGTTCGACGGCGACGTTCCCGATCGCCTCGTCGGCGAACTCACCGAGGCGGCCGACGCGGCCAGCGAACTCGACCGGAAGATGGAACGCCTCCACGCCGAGGTCAGGAGCGGTTCACCGGACGTCGACTCCGGAGAGGAGTTCGACGAGGAGGCTCTGCGGATCCTCTGGGACCTCAGTCGACGGGAGGACTAG
- a CDS encoding sulfurtransferase TusA family protein produces MKQVLETDGQVCPFPLVEAKDAMTGLEAGDELVINFDCTQATEAIPQWAAENGYPVTHFDRVTDASWTITVQKA; encoded by the coding sequence ATGAAGCAAGTACTCGAAACCGACGGCCAGGTCTGCCCCTTCCCCCTCGTGGAAGCCAAGGACGCGATGACCGGTCTGGAAGCCGGTGACGAACTCGTCATCAACTTCGACTGCACCCAGGCCACCGAGGCGATCCCGCAGTGGGCCGCCGAGAACGGCTACCCCGTCACCCACTTCGACCGGGTCACCGACGCCAGCTGGACCATCACCGTCCAGAAGGCCTGA
- a CDS encoding YeeE/YedE family protein, whose protein sequence is MIITGLIVGLVLGFVFQRGRFCVTGAFRDLTLTGNTRWFSALIVLIAVHSIGLFLLNSFGVITLEATPFPWLASIVGGLIFGWAMVYAGGCATGTYYRAGEGLVGSWFALIFYALFSAVMKLGPLAGFTEGIRGITLDNGSLQASTGISPWVFVAIISAVAIWLTVHHARKLKTPMATLPPRKTGLAHLLTEKRWNPFATAVVIGIIATIAWPLSAATGRNSGLGITTPSANLVGYLTNGDTRLIDWGVMLVIGILVGSFIAAKASGEFRVRVPDKGTIIKSIIGGIGMGVGAAIAGGCTVGNAMVSTAQFEYQGWVSTVFMIVGAGIAAKVSIKPKKSQAAAPAAESRTV, encoded by the coding sequence ATGATCATCACCGGACTCATCGTCGGCCTCGTCCTCGGATTCGTCTTCCAGCGAGGACGTTTCTGCGTGACCGGCGCCTTCCGCGACCTCACGCTGACGGGGAACACGCGCTGGTTCTCCGCACTCATCGTGCTCATCGCCGTGCATTCCATCGGCCTGTTCCTGCTCAACAGCTTCGGAGTCATCACCCTCGAGGCGACGCCGTTCCCATGGCTGGCCTCAATCGTCGGCGGACTGATCTTCGGCTGGGCCATGGTCTACGCCGGCGGCTGCGCGACGGGCACCTACTACCGTGCCGGTGAGGGACTCGTCGGCAGCTGGTTCGCCCTCATCTTCTACGCGCTCTTCTCCGCTGTCATGAAGCTCGGCCCGCTCGCCGGCTTCACCGAGGGCATCCGCGGGATCACGCTCGACAACGGCAGCCTGCAGGCGAGCACCGGCATCAGCCCCTGGGTCTTCGTCGCCATCATCTCTGCAGTGGCGATCTGGCTGACCGTCCACCACGCTCGCAAGCTCAAGACCCCGATGGCCACCCTGCCCCCGCGCAAGACCGGCCTGGCACATCTGCTCACCGAGAAGCGCTGGAACCCCTTCGCCACAGCCGTGGTCATCGGCATCATCGCCACGATCGCCTGGCCGCTCTCCGCTGCCACGGGCCGCAACTCGGGTCTGGGCATCACCACCCCCTCGGCGAACCTCGTCGGATACCTCACCAACGGTGACACGCGGCTCATCGACTGGGGCGTCATGCTCGTCATCGGCATCCTCGTCGGCTCCTTCATCGCAGCCAAGGCCTCCGGTGAGTTCCGGGTCCGCGTGCCGGACAAGGGCACGATCATCAAGTCGATCATCGGCGGTATCGGCATGGGCGTCGGCGCGGCCATCGCCGGCGGCTGCACCGTCGGCAACGCGATGGTCTCGACCGCACAGTTCGAATACCAGGGCTGGGTGTCGACGGTCTTCATGATCGTCGGCGCCGGAATCGCAGCGAAGGTCTCCATCAAACCGAAGAAGTCGCAGGCCGCAGCGCCCGCGGCGGAAAGCAGGACAGTATGA
- a CDS encoding 4-hydroxybenzoate 3-monooxygenase, which translates to MAQLQTDVAIVGAGPAGLMLAHLLHNAGIESVVIDNRSRDDIAHTHRAGILEAGSVRMLEAAGVESRIHTDGHRHDGIDIRVNGASNHFDFPELVGESVWLYPQNEIFVDLSAARKRTGRPTYYSVTDTRLGDIETERPWVTSTTSDGDELRIDARYVVGADGSRGPCRSMIPDGTRQRFFHEYPFAWFGILCEAPPSHEVLIYSRSERGFALISQRSDNVQRMYFQASPDTDVAEWSDDRIWTELQARVDGPDGFELKTGPIFDKTVLPFRSAVTEPMQHGSMFLAGDSAHTVPPTGAKGLNLAFADVAVLAPALISALKDSDAEALAGYSQTATKRVWKAQNFSYQMTRMLHTDPTQDAFETKRSLGELRSILESDHGRRYLAECYTGWPHG; encoded by the coding sequence GTGGCACAACTTCAGACAGACGTCGCGATCGTCGGAGCCGGACCAGCGGGACTCATGCTCGCGCACCTGCTGCACAATGCAGGCATCGAGTCCGTCGTCATCGACAATCGCAGCCGCGACGACATCGCCCACACCCACCGCGCCGGCATCCTCGAAGCAGGATCGGTGCGCATGCTCGAGGCCGCAGGCGTCGAATCCCGCATCCACACAGACGGGCACCGCCACGACGGCATCGACATCCGAGTCAACGGCGCCTCGAACCACTTCGACTTCCCCGAGCTCGTCGGCGAATCCGTCTGGCTCTACCCCCAGAACGAGATCTTCGTCGACCTCTCCGCCGCCCGCAAACGGACCGGCCGCCCCACCTATTACTCGGTCACGGACACCCGCCTCGGCGATATCGAGACCGAACGCCCGTGGGTCACCTCCACCACCTCCGACGGCGACGAGCTGCGCATCGACGCCCGCTACGTCGTCGGCGCCGACGGCTCCCGCGGACCATGCCGCTCGATGATCCCCGACGGCACCCGGCAGCGTTTCTTCCACGAGTACCCGTTCGCTTGGTTCGGCATCCTCTGCGAAGCCCCGCCCAGCCACGAAGTCCTCATCTACTCCCGCTCCGAACGCGGCTTCGCACTCATCTCCCAGCGCTCCGACAATGTCCAGCGCATGTACTTCCAGGCCTCCCCCGACACCGACGTGGCCGAATGGTCCGACGATCGGATCTGGACCGAACTCCAGGCCCGCGTCGACGGCCCCGACGGCTTCGAACTCAAGACCGGGCCGATCTTCGACAAGACCGTACTCCCCTTCCGCTCGGCCGTGACCGAGCCGATGCAGCACGGTTCGATGTTCCTCGCCGGCGACAGCGCCCACACCGTCCCACCGACCGGAGCGAAGGGCCTCAACCTCGCCTTCGCCGACGTCGCGGTGCTCGCCCCGGCCCTCATCTCGGCGCTCAAGGATTCCGACGCCGAGGCGCTGGCCGGCTATTCGCAGACCGCGACCAAACGCGTGTGGAAGGCTCAGAACTTCTCGTACCAGATGACACGGATGCTCCATACCGACCCGACTCAGGATGCCTTCGAAACGAAGCGCAGCCTCGGCGAGCTCCGGTCCATCCTCGAATCCGACCACGGTCGCCGCTACCTCGCCGAGTGCTACACCGGCTGGCCGCACGGCTGA
- a CDS encoding SDR family NAD(P)-dependent oxidoreductase — MADFTNKVALVTGGGSGLGEAISKDLASKGAKVVITDINLEAAERVAGEIAEAGGTASAFQQDTSSKEDSEKAVQFAVDIYGGLNFAVNNAGIGGKQVPVGETDLDSWDKVIDVNLNGILYGMRFQIPAMLENGAKDSAIVNMASVHGTVAAINNGAYTAAKHGVVGITKNAAAEYGAEGLRINAVGPGYITTPLLESSLDAETLEGLKAKHPLGRLGTADEVAKVVSFLLSDDASFVTGAYYLIDGGYTAV, encoded by the coding sequence ATGGCAGATTTCACGAACAAGGTCGCACTCGTCACCGGAGGCGGATCAGGCCTCGGAGAGGCGATTTCCAAGGACCTCGCCTCCAAGGGCGCGAAGGTCGTCATCACCGACATCAATCTCGAGGCTGCCGAACGTGTCGCCGGCGAGATTGCTGAGGCAGGCGGCACCGCCTCGGCGTTCCAGCAGGACACGTCATCGAAGGAAGACTCGGAGAAGGCCGTCCAGTTCGCTGTCGATATCTACGGCGGACTCAACTTCGCCGTGAACAACGCGGGCATCGGCGGCAAGCAGGTGCCCGTCGGCGAGACCGACCTCGATTCGTGGGACAAGGTCATCGACGTCAACCTCAACGGCATCCTCTACGGAATGCGCTTCCAGATCCCGGCCATGCTCGAGAACGGCGCGAAGGACTCGGCGATCGTCAACATGGCTTCGGTCCACGGCACGGTCGCCGCCATCAACAACGGCGCTTACACCGCAGCCAAGCACGGCGTCGTCGGCATCACGAAGAATGCCGCCGCCGAATACGGCGCCGAAGGCTTGCGCATCAACGCAGTCGGCCCCGGCTACATCACAACTCCCCTGCTCGAATCGAGCCTGGACGCTGAAACGCTTGAAGGACTCAAAGCCAAGCACCCTCTCGGCCGCCTTGGCACCGCCGATGAAGTCGCAAAGGTCGTATCGTTCCTGCTCTCCGATGACGCTTCGTTCGTCACCGGCGCCTATTACCTCATCGACGGCGGCTACACCGCGGTGTGA